CGGCTCGCCGACGATGACGCCGAGAGGCCTTGCGCAAAGCTCGGGGAGGCGGGCGATCAGGTGCGGCACGCCGCGGCACCCGATCTCCTCATCATAGGAGAAGGCGAGGTGGATCGGTCTGGCGAGGCGCAGACCGGCCAGGTGCGGCACAGCTGCGAGCGTGGCGGCAAGGAACCCCTTCATGTCCGTGGTACCGCGCCCATAGAGCCGCTCACCCTCCCGGCGCAGCGTGAAAGGAGCCGAGCTCCATTGCGGCTCGCCGGCGGGAACGACGTCCATGTGGCCGGACAGGACGTAGCCTGGGACATCGGCCGGACCGATCGTCGCGAAAAGATTGAAACGGTCGCCTTCCGGTCCTGGGAACAGGGTGACCTTCGCTCCTTCTTCGGCAAGATGTGCCTCGATCCAGCCGGCGATGTCACCGTTCGCCCTGCCGGCGACCGATGGAAAGGCGACGAGACAGTCGAGGATGTCGAAGACGTTCATTCCAGCCCTCAAGGCATCTAAGGTTCGCCGGCATCGATGCCGCTGCTGGTGAATTTCCCTAGAGGATGCATACGTTCCTTCGCGATTGCATGCCGAAAGCGGAAGTGTTTCAGTTGAATCTTGCGTTGGTGCTCGACTTTCGAGCAAATCGTATCGGTCTGGTTGTTTAGCGTTGGCAGGGCAGGGGCGGCGTGTGTCACCCGTTGCGCAATCTTTCAGAGGCAAGGAATTGAGGCCGTCCGAAAGCTTGAAAATCGATGCCTTCTCGATGCGCATCGCCGACATCGAAGACATCGAACTCGACCGCTTGCATGCGCACTCGCTGTCCGTGGGTTGGCCACATCGGGCCGAAGATTGGCAGTTCCTGCGCGAATCGGGGCACGGTTTCGTGGCGCTCGATGAGATCGGCCGTGTTCTCGGTTCGGCAATGTGGTTCGAGCATGGTCCCGGCTTCGCAACCATCGGCATGGTCATCACCTCGCCTCGGCTTCAGACGTTAGGGGCGGCGCAATGGCTGATGAAGCGGGTCTTCGACAAGATCCCTGGGCGCGACCTGCGTCTCAACGCTACCCGCGCTGCGCGGCGTCTCTATCTCTCGCTCGATTTCCAGCCGGAGAAGGCGGTCTACCAATGCCAGGGCATAGCCCGCATGCCTACCACCGGCAGTTCGGCGGAGGCGCGCGGCGACATCCGGACTTTGGACGCAGGCGATGTTACGGCAGCGATCGCGCTCGACGCGGCGGGCTTTGGCGTGAGGCGGTCGGCGCTCATTGAAAAACTCTTCGCGCATTCGGCCGGTTATGGGGTTTTCGACGGAAACAAGCTGACCGCTTTCGCGCTCTGCCGCCCGTTCGGGCGTGGTCATGTCGTGGGGCCGGTCGTGGCCGAAAGCGATGCTGATGCCGTAGCAATTGTCCGGCCGCACATAGCCGACCATTCAGGATCTTTCCTCAGGGTCGACACCCATATGGACAATGGAGAGTTCGCCGCCTTCCTGTCGCACGCCGGAATGCCGGTCTTTGACACGGTGCTGACCATGTCGCTGGGCAAACGCTTCGCCGATTTTTCCAACGGTGGCTCGGCCAGGCCGAGGACCTATGCCCTGGCTAGCCAAACTCTCGGTTAGTTCGGTGTTCTCGCCGACAAAGAAGAGCCGGCCTCAGGCTAGAACCCGCCCAGTCCGGTTTCGGCCCCCATATTGGTCATCCGTGAGGCTGCGGTGCGCTCGAGATGGCACCCGTTGGATTAGTCTCTGAGCTAATGATCGCCTCGTTCAGTGTCTTTTGGTTCGCCAGGCCATCCTAGAGAATACGAAGGAAACGGGTTGGCGAACCAGCCGCTAACGTATTGTTTTCCCGTAGAAAACGACGACCTTCAGCGACTAACATAATCGTTATTTGCCAACGGGTTATGAAGCGGTTCGCCAAAGTTGATTCAAGAAGTTGATCGAGCCACTCAACGACCGCATCCTTTGGCGCCGCCTAGTTCCAGACCCAAAGCGGACACGTCGGGGCGAGGCGGCCGAGGTCGCCGGACGCCGAGGCGACCGCCTAGCTACTGGTCAACATGTTCGAGAGCGGCCGGAGAACGGAAGAAGAGCTGCTTGAGGCGGTTCAGACTACGCAGGCCTACCGCCGGGCGAGCTAGGCGGCACCCCCCCGGCTCACCGCGTCCCGCCGACTTTCGGTGAGCAGCTAGGCTTCGTGACGTCATGGGCAGCTGGCAGCGCCGGTGCTGAGAGGAACTCACGTCTTTATGCTCGGCGCTGGAGGGAACTCTTGGGGCTGAAAACTGAGCCGCTCCACCGTGGCAACAATCGCGACCGACAGCGCCTCGGCTTCGTCGAGGAGCCTCGGGCCGTAATGCCCGTTCACCTGCTCCTCGCTCATCAGCACGCCCGGCGGGCAGTGCTCCTCGATCGTCGCTCGGATCATGCGCAGCGCGGCCCGGCACTCGGTGATATCCATCGTTTCCATGATGAACAAACATTCGCTTTAGCTAAAATGTTCCGCGGCAGCCTGGAACCGTTTGGAGCCGGCGAGTTTCGACAATGAGCGGCTCATCTCCCCTGGGCCGCTCAGCTTGTAGTCCACCAATTTCAGCCCGTCGCTTGTGTCATTTGGCGACGGGCTTTTTCTATCAGGTGGATGTCTTCCGCTTCGGCGCGACATGGCTGGTGACCAAGCGCACAGCACTGCGCTTGACCGTAATCCGAGATCCTTGCCGCCGACAGTCACGGTATCCTCGTCGAGACGGACGACTTCGCCGGCCAGTTCGATCTTCTGCCCGCTGCTTATATTGCCAGGAAACCACGATGAGCGCTTCGACTGAACCCGGTTGCTACCTAAGTGCTCGACATGGGCAACGTTCTCTGGCGTCAGATCAAACGCGGCGACCTGCCCGGATCTTGAATCTGTGACCTTCATTATGAGCCTGACGCTCCAGTTCTCACTTTCATCCTCTCTGGCGCGCCAGTTGGCCTACAAAGCCGATCCATAACGGTTGACTGTTGGCTCGTATGCCACCTGGTATTCAAGCCTCGACGGCCTCGACCACGCACAAGCTTAGACTGCGACATTCGCGAAGTGCGATTGTCATGTTGTCATGCGGTGCGCTCGCGCGTTCGCGGACCGGAAATCATGACCCGAAGTCGCCCTTCGTCAGCCGCGAAGTGAATGGCAGCTTTGCGCCTGTCGGCCGTAGAGACCAGCCTTGCCATATCCCGAAGGCAGACGTTGTGGGCATGACGCTGGAGGTCGAGGTTGCGCGTTCTATGCCTGCTCGCGCACCGTCATATCATTCGGTCGATCCCGAAGCGGCGCCCCGTCGCACGGATTCCCGACCCAGAACAGGTCGCCCGTCCGGAAAGGGCATGACGTTGCGACGCGGGAACACCGCGCTAACTTCGCCATTGCAGCTTCTCTTTGACCTCGAAACCAGTTGGCCACTTGGCCGGGCTACGGAACTCGATTCCATAACGGCCCGCAAGTTTCGCTACTTCCGAGCGCCTAGCTAAGAAAGACAAGGACAGCGGGAATATCTGGCTGCGGAAGTCTTCGGAGTTTCGATGATGGGACGAAGGGGAGGAACCGGACCTAAGCGTGCGCTTTCCAAGCGCACCAGATCATTGTCGCTACTCCAAACAGACCTAGTGCCGCTTTGCGTCATTCCTTGGAGTTTTCAGGTATTTTTCGCTATGCTGCTGATGCATGACGCAGTACGCGCCCGCAAGGGCGAGAAGCAGGCTGTGTAAGACGAGTGCGAATGCTCACAGAAATTGTCGATGCGCTTTATGAAGCAGCGTTCATAGCGGAAAAATGGCCCTCTGTGCTCGAGCAGATCACCAATGCGTCGGCTTCGAAAGGCGGTGCTCTCTTTGTCTTCGCGGATGGCGCGCCCGTTCGCGGAAAGGCCGTTGCATGGCTCCAGGAACTGATGAACGAATTCCTTGAGGATGAGAGCCTGCGCCTGTCCACTGCCGCTGCGCGTATGGGCACCGTTCGGCCCTCGAGCTTTGTGGATGTAGACAGATTCATGACGGCCGACGAGGTGCGGGATGATCCGATACGCGTTCGGTTGCGCGCGCGTGGCCTGGGCGTGAATGCCTGCGCGGCCATCCCGATGCCCACCGGTGAGATGGCGATGTTCGTTTTCCAGCGCGGGCTGGGCGAAGGGGGCTACGACGAGCGCCGACTTGAAGTTCTTGACCGGATGAGGCCTGACATGGCGCGCGCCACACTCGCGGCCGCGCGGCTCGGCCTTGCGCAGGCGCGCGGCGCCGTCGACGCCTTGGCCAACATCGGGCTTCCGGCCGCCGTTCTCGCCGCCAATGGGCGTGTCCGGGCGACCAACAGCCTGTTCGATCGCGAGAAGTCGATTTTCCTGCCTATGGCGTTTGGCGGCGTCGCCGTTGCCCATTCTGAGAGCAACCGTCTGTTCCAGGCTGCGCTGCAGGCGAAGCGTGGCGAACTCCTCCCGCGGTCCATCCCTGTGCCGGGCACACCGTCGGCGGTAGTGCATGTGCTTCCGCTCGAACGCAGCGCGCATGACCTTTTCGACGGAGGTGATCTGCTCGTCGTCGCGACGGCAATCTCGGCAAGCGCCCTCGTCCCGTCCCCGACCATCTTGACGGGCCTGTTCGACCTGACGCCTGCCGAGGTAAATCTTGTGACCGCGTTGGCCAAGGGACATAGCCTCAAGGCGGCGGCAGCCGAAGCAGGCCTGCAATTCTCGACTGTGCGCACCTACCTCAACCGCGTTTTCCGCAAGACCGGTACAAACCAGCAAAGCCAGTTGGTTGCCCTCCTGAAGTCGGCGCACCCCCTTCCGCGCTGACCGGGGCTCCCAAGGGGCCACCCTTCGAACGCAGCCCGTCACCCTTCCTATCATCATATGATGATAGGCGACCCACGGTTTTCGCGGCAGTTTCATCTGCGGCGCCTGATGCTATCCCGCTTACGAGAGCGACGCCGCAATTCGTCTGCCGAGGGATGGCCCATCGGCAAGGGGCATGATGATGCTTGGAAGCGTTGTCCGTGGTTCACAATCTTTTGAGAGCCTGCTGAGCCGGGACGAAACTACCGTGCTTGGCGGCGAGCAGGTGGCCATCCTCGCGACCTGCAAGAGAACGCCCAATACGCTAGCATGTTCGACTGGACGATCCCCGCCGGGCAATCGCGTCGAAACGCGCAGATTGAGATCGAACGCGCCCAAATTCATGGCGCCAATATCCGGCATACAATCATTCAATTTCCCCGAGTCAGATCACAGCCCTAGCAATGGGAGCGGCGCTACAGCTGCTTCGATCGAATGTCTCCGCTGCGCGCCGTGTTCGCGGTTCCGGTCGCGGGGCTTGTCAGCGCAGCAGTCCACCAATCCCGTTTGTCTTGAGGTATAAGACGATGAGAACCATGGCCAGCACGAAGGGGATCGGCGCCATCGCCGTGCTGCTGATCGTTGGCGGACTGGGCATGGCGCTGCCTGCCCGGGCGGCGGACGTGGAAGGCAGTTCCGATCACCCGCTGGTCGGACGCTACGACGGCTCCGAGATCGTCGGCTACGACGTCACGGAATACGATGAGGCAAACCTCGTCGAAGGTCCTTTCTCGCCGACGAGCACCAATGGCGGCACCGGCTTCAAGACGGTCGAGGGCCACATCACGCTCATCTACTACGCGCTGCCGCAAGGCCGTTCGACGCTCGAGGTGCTCCGCAACTACGAGGATAGCCTGAAGTCAAAGGGCTTCTCGGAGGTCTTCACCTGCGCCACCAAGAACGGGTCCTGCTTCGAATCCGGTCAGCCGGAGGGTGGATATCTGCTCGGCCAGGCCGTCGGCGATCCGCTCAGTCTGCCAAAACTTTCGGACGATTACGTGCACAACTGGTTCCAGCAAGGTGGGCGCTATCTTCTCGCCCGGCTCGACCGCCCGGAGGGCGCGGTCTACGCGGCTCTCTATCTTGGCGAAAGCAGCAGCGGCAACGTCGCCGTCGTCCGGGTCGTCGAGACGAAGGAGATGGAAACCGGCAAGATCCGGGTGGTCACTGCAAAGGAGATCGGCTCGGCGCTCTCCGACACCGGAAAGATTGCGATCTATGGGATATTGTTCGACTTCGACAAGGACGTCATCAAGCCCGAGTCCAAGCCGACGCTCGACGAGATCGCGCAGCTACTGACGTCGGAGCCAGACCTGAAGCTGCGTGTCGTCGGCCACACCGACGACCAGGGCGGCGCGGACTACAACCTCGATCTGTCCCGACGGCGCGCTGCCAGCGTCGTTGCGGCGCTCGTCTCCCAATATGGCATCGCCGCCGATCGCCTCGCATCGGATGGCGCCGGCATGACGGAGCCGGTCGCCTCCAACGATACCGAAGAAGGACGCGCCAAAAACCGCCGCGTCGAACTACAGCGGGACGACCTGAGTGGTGGTGCGCCTGGCGGAAGCGGAGGCGCTCGAGCCAGTTCCGGCGATGCTGGTTAGGCAGGACAAGGCACGTGGCAACAGACGAGAAGGACCGTCAAATGGCTACCAAAGAATGCCGGACCGGGGCCGGCGGGTTCCAGTTCATTCTCTTGAGCATAGCTGCCCTGCTCGGTTTGAGCTGGCCGGCTTTAGCTGCCTCGGAAGTTCGCGAGATCGCGCCGATCGGCGCGTCGGGTCCTAAGCGGATTTATCTGCCGTCGCTAAAGAGCGAGATGGAGGCGCTCGTCGAGGCCGCGCAAAACGGCGGCATTTTCCTGAGCCACGGGTCGGTCCAGGGCAATGCCATCCAGATCAACAAGGTCGATAGCTTGAATGTCGACTTCGTGCCAGGGTCGGGCACAAGCACCGGCCACAAGCTCAAGACATTCAGGCCGGTCGGCGGCGGCGATGCCCCACCGGTGGACGAGACCGGGGGAGGCGGCACGCCTGAGACACCGGCGGATATGGGTGGCATGCCGCCGATGCAGCAGGCAGAAGGCACTTGCGGTAGTGGCAATGCAGTGGCGACGGTGGTGATCAACCAGCCGGGCCTCGACAAACTGAACGTGCGCAGCGGCCCTGGCGGCCAGGTGATCGGCACCGTGGCGGAAGGCGACACGGTGTCCGTCATCGGCCCGTGCGGCGCGATTAGCGGGGCGGCCGGCATCACCAAGCGGAAGACGCAGCAAGGCGGCGGAGGTGGCGGCGCCGGTGGCTGGTGCCAGATCAGCGCGCCGGTGCACGGTTGCGTCTCTGCCCAGTTTCTTGCGTTTGGCGGCGGTGACGTTGGCCAACCCGGCGGTGCGGCCGGGATCGTGAGGTCGAAGGGCAAGCACCAGGCATCGGCGTCTGCGACGGCGAGCTTCGGCGGAAGCTGGAGCGCCATTGCCGACAACGTCGCCTACAGCCTCTCGCTGAAGCAGAAGGGCAACAGCGTCTCCGGCAACTACCAGGGCTCCGACGGCAGCGCCGGAACGATAAGCGGCAAGATGAACGGCAATCTCCTGCGCTTCTCGTGGGTGCAGCGCGACGGCACCAAAGGGAGCGGCAAGTTCATGCTCGCCGACGACGGCCGGTCGTTCGACGGCAGCTACAGCTTCGGCAGCAATCCCGATGCTGTCGAGGGAAGCTGGAGCGGGACCCGGCAATGATCGCGGGGATCTGATGTTTTCGTCGGACGCAGCTTCAACACGTACCCGCAGGAGTTGGGCCATGTCTTTCGGGCGGATGGCGCGCCGCTTCTGCGGGCTTCTCACGATATTGATGCTGATGTCTCTTCCCCAGCCGGACCCGGCGCATGCCAGCGACTGCACCTCTTTCTCAGGCGTCTGCGTGGATGAGCGCCTGACGTTCAACGGAAACTCCCGCATCCTCGAGATCACCCTGTGGCCAGATGGAAATACTGACGTCTTTAACGTAATCGTGCCCGGACAACCCCAGACGGAATGGAAAACGGGTTCAGTTCTAAGGCTAGCGGTTCAGCCGGATGGCACGGTGACCTATTCGGCACAGGGTTGCTTCGGCGGCAAATATGGACTCTCGTCGAGTTGCGGGAATTGGCGCCAGGTCACGCGGCGATTCCCGCCGCTCGTTACTGCCAATACCGGCAGAAACAGGGGAGACTCGACCTTATCAACTGCCGAAACGGGTGTCGATCGACCGGGCCACGATTACGACCGGTTCGATTTGGAGGCCACAATCGCAGGCTTCGGATCCTGCAAGTCGGCGTGCGAGTCCGACGCGAACTGCAAGGCTTGGACTTACGTCAAGGCGGGCATTCAAGGTCCGAAAGCAATATGCTGGCTGAAATCGGCTGTGCCACCGCCAACGCCGAACGGCTGTTGCGTCTCGGGTGCGAAGGCGCAGACAGCCTCGGCACCTCAGCCACCGCCGGAGAAGCCCATCAAGCACACCGGCAGGGGCAACGCGTGTGTCGCCTACGGCGATCGCATGTCAGCCATTGCCGGCGAGGCGCGCGGTCTTGGCTGCAAATTCGTCCAGATCGCCCCTTGGAACAATCCCCACGACTATTGGCTGCTGCGATGCGTGGCGCATTCCGGTGACGGTGTCGCCGATTCCGAGGAGGCCAGGTTCAAGCAGCGATTGAATGACTGTAAGAGCGGCGGTGGAGATAGCGCCGCCGCGGCAGATGGGGGTGGTGACCGGGCCGACAACTCCTGCGGCGGTGGGACGGCGACGGTGGTGATCAACCAGCCGGGGCTGGACAAGCTCAACGTGCGCAATGGTCCCGACGGCCAGGTGACCGGCACGGTTCCGGAAGGCCAGGCTGTGTCGGTGACCGGTCCGTGCGGCGGGACAGGCGGCGCTGCAGGTATCATCGCAAACAAGCCAAGCGGCGGCGATGGCTGGTGCCGGATCAGCGCGCCGGTGTCCGGCTGCGTCTCAGCCCGGTTTCTGAAGTTCGGCGGCGGGGCAGCCGGCTTTGCCAAGAGCGCGGCTGGATTCGCCAAGCCGAAAGAAAAGCAGGCATCGGCGTCTGCAGCGGCCGGCTTCGGCGGAAGCTGGAGCGCCAATGCCGACAACGTCGCCTACGACCTCTCGCTGCAGCAGAACGGCAACGGCGTCTCCGGCCGCTACCGGGGCGATGACGGCAGCGCCGGGCAGATCAACGGCAAGGTGAGCGGCAACGTGCTGCGCTTCTCCTGGGTCCAGAAGGACGGCACCCGAGGCAGCGGCAAGTTCACGCTCGCCGCTGACGGCCAGTCGTTCGCGGGCAGCTACAATTTCGGCAACAACCCCGACGCCGTGGAGGGCTCCTGGAATGGGACGCGGCAATAGGCAAGGGAGCGCATGATCGTGACGGTTAACACCATCAGTCGATTCCTGCCGCCATTGGCAATGTTTGGCGTTCTCCTGCTGCCGGACGAGACGCTCGCCGCCGCCCTCAAGCTCACATGTGGGCGCGCCGATGTCATGAACCCTAAGTGGAGTCTGCCGATGACGTTTGCGTACGCAGGCGGCGACGCCGGCCCGGTTACGGTCAGCGGGCCTTTCGGCGACTTTTCGATCGCTGTTAAGCGCTCCTCCACGTCAATCCAGGGTGAGGCCGGCGAGGCCCTCGACGGCACCGCCAATGTCCGCGTCAAGCTGCCAACTCTCGCCGATCTTGAAGCATGCATCGAGCAAATCCGCGATCCGGCGTCGAAGCCGGACGACAAGGACGCGTTCCTCAACGCGCGCGACGCGTGCCTGCAGAAGCTCGATCCGGCGCCGGGAGGCGCCGATGTCGTGGCGGGACTGAGGATCGGGTTGCTCGCCGACGAGGGCGATTCGAGCGGCGAGGACGGCTTTGTGGATCTCAGGCTCAGATACGAGGGGGAAAGTCGGGCGCCGGACGGGGCGATGACCGTCGAGCCTCTTCCAGCCCAATGCCTTTTGGAAAAGTGACGCCATCTGGGGAAGAGGCGAAGAGGGGAGCTTCGCCCCACGACACATGGCTGGATTTCCGCTGCGGTTATCAACACAACAATTCAACCGATCTTGGAGTGCATCATGCCTCTCATGTCAGTTCTGCGGACATCGGTCGTCGGTCTTGTGATCATGTCATGCGCAGTAATCGCCACCTCGGCGTCCGCTCGCGACCGTCCGGGAACGCCGACAGACCCGCAAATATATGGAGGGTTGGGGCTTGGCATTACCGTGATATGGAAAAATACGGCGGGAACCGTTTTTACAATCGGCGGAGTGCGTCCCGAATTGGTCGGCTTCGAAGTTGAGATGACCAAAAATGGTAACAAGTATGCGCCACGGAGGTCGGCATTACCTCGGGAGGTTGGAGCCAATTGGAACGCTTACTCCTTCGATTACCACACGACGCCCAACCAGCTGCCGACCAGCCCAATCAACATGGTCGGCTTCAAGATCGAAGATGTAGAGCCAAATACCACATACTGTTTCAGAGTCAGGGCACGAAGGAAATCCGACCAGGTTGTTTCGGCGAATTGGTCGGGCACATCCTGTGTCACTACGGGGACACCGCCGCCGCCGCCGGAGAAGCCCATCAAGCATACCTGCCGGGCCGGGGATCAGGGAGCGTGCTCGACTTCGTCTGGCGAAATCCCGTGGGGGACAGTTTGCGTTCGTTATGCGATGGCAGC
The window above is part of the Mesorhizobium sp. WSM4904 genome. Proteins encoded here:
- a CDS encoding OmpA family protein; the protein is MASTKGIGAIAVLLIVGGLGMALPARAADVEGSSDHPLVGRYDGSEIVGYDVTEYDEANLVEGPFSPTSTNGGTGFKTVEGHITLIYYALPQGRSTLEVLRNYEDSLKSKGFSEVFTCATKNGSCFESGQPEGGYLLGQAVGDPLSLPKLSDDYVHNWFQQGGRYLLARLDRPEGAVYAALYLGESSSGNVAVVRVVETKEMETGKIRVVTAKEIGSALSDTGKIAIYGILFDFDKDVIKPESKPTLDEIAQLLTSEPDLKLRVVGHTDDQGGADYNLDLSRRRAASVVAALVSQYGIAADRLASDGAGMTEPVASNDTEEGRAKNRRVELQRDDLSGGAPGGSGGARASSGDAG
- a CDS encoding helix-turn-helix transcriptional regulator yields the protein MLTEIVDALYEAAFIAEKWPSVLEQITNASASKGGALFVFADGAPVRGKAVAWLQELMNEFLEDESLRLSTAAARMGTVRPSSFVDVDRFMTADEVRDDPIRVRLRARGLGVNACAAIPMPTGEMAMFVFQRGLGEGGYDERRLEVLDRMRPDMARATLAAARLGLAQARGAVDALANIGLPAAVLAANGRVRATNSLFDREKSIFLPMAFGGVAVAHSESNRLFQAALQAKRGELLPRSIPVPGTPSAVVHVLPLERSAHDLFDGGDLLVVATAISASALVPSPTILTGLFDLTPAEVNLVTALAKGHSLKAAAAEAGLQFSTVRTYLNRVFRKTGTNQQSQLVALLKSAHPLPR
- a CDS encoding PAN domain-containing protein, translating into MSFGRMARRFCGLLTILMLMSLPQPDPAHASDCTSFSGVCVDERLTFNGNSRILEITLWPDGNTDVFNVIVPGQPQTEWKTGSVLRLAVQPDGTVTYSAQGCFGGKYGLSSSCGNWRQVTRRFPPLVTANTGRNRGDSTLSTAETGVDRPGHDYDRFDLEATIAGFGSCKSACESDANCKAWTYVKAGIQGPKAICWLKSAVPPPTPNGCCVSGAKAQTASAPQPPPEKPIKHTGRGNACVAYGDRMSAIAGEARGLGCKFVQIAPWNNPHDYWLLRCVAHSGDGVADSEEARFKQRLNDCKSGGGDSAAAADGGGDRADNSCGGGTATVVINQPGLDKLNVRNGPDGQVTGTVPEGQAVSVTGPCGGTGGAAGIIANKPSGGDGWCRISAPVSGCVSARFLKFGGGAAGFAKSAAGFAKPKEKQASASAAAGFGGSWSANADNVAYDLSLQQNGNGVSGRYRGDDGSAGQINGKVSGNVLRFSWVQKDGTRGSGKFTLAADGQSFAGSYNFGNNPDAVEGSWNGTRQ
- a CDS encoding GNAT family N-acetyltransferase, with the protein product MRIADIEDIELDRLHAHSLSVGWPHRAEDWQFLRESGHGFVALDEIGRVLGSAMWFEHGPGFATIGMVITSPRLQTLGAAQWLMKRVFDKIPGRDLRLNATRAARRLYLSLDFQPEKAVYQCQGIARMPTTGSSAEARGDIRTLDAGDVTAAIALDAAGFGVRRSALIEKLFAHSAGYGVFDGNKLTAFALCRPFGRGHVVGPVVAESDADAVAIVRPHIADHSGSFLRVDTHMDNGEFAAFLSHAGMPVFDTVLTMSLGKRFADFSNGGSARPRTYALASQTLG